A stretch of the Malus domestica chromosome 08, GDT2T_hap1 genome encodes the following:
- the LOC139198133 gene encoding uncharacterized protein, which translates to MTNLAKLNFAALDITGKNYLTWIKLCGDTITEEMLLEKTFSTFHASNMVLQQQYRARGFTEYNQLISVLLVAEQNNELLMKNHNSRPTGSAPFPEVNVASLERNTISSRGNNYKRGRGHKQGQWKGKGKNHGVQFHNQVPSHNPGLSFKNANRQKGKAHVNTHRNPEGGCHRCGGNGHWGSTCRTPKHLVELYQASFNEKGVEINFFDQAQPMETPDPVINLSGQLNTTHLDATNFINERGNEVYGSG; encoded by the exons atgacaaaCTTGGCAAAACTTAATTTCgctgccctggacattactggaaagaattaccttacctgg atAAAGCTATGTGGGGATACTATTACTGAGGAGATGTtattggaaaagactttcagcacattccaCGCCTCTAACATGGTCCTGCAGCAGCAGTATAGAGCGCgaggcttcactgaatacaaccagctgatatctgtgctcttggtagctgaacagaacaatgagctcctgatgaaaaaccataattctCGACCTACTGGATCAGCACCGTTCCCAGAGGTGAATGTTGCTTCCCTTGAAAGGAATACCATATCCTCCCgtggcaataattacaaacgaggacgtggccacaagcAAGGCCAGTGGAAAgggaaaggcaagaaccatggtgtccagtttcacaaccaggttccaagTCATAATCCAGGCTTGAGCTTTAAAAATGCAAATCGCCAGAAAGGAAAAGCTCATGTGAACACTCATAGAAATCCTGAAGGAggttgccataggtgtggtggcaacggACATTGGGGGAGTACTTGTCGCACCCCAAAGCATCTAGTGGAGCTATATCAAGCTTCCTTCAATgagaagggtgtcgagatcAATTTCTTCGATCAGGCTCAACCAATGGAAACCCCTGATCCAGTGATCAATTTATCAGGACAGTTAAATACAACCCACCTAGATGCTACAAACTTTATTaatgaaagagggaatgaagtttatgggtccggttga